In Scylla paramamosain isolate STU-SP2022 chromosome 8, ASM3559412v1, whole genome shotgun sequence, the sequence ttattattattattattattattatcattatcatatttcagctatccaacatcagaacagtatatgaatatggcaaatgctgttttgacatcatttcctgccatcctgagaaacagtgatctcgaggagcatgaattgcagctgcaatggaaattgcgcatccagcgcaagtttaagaattcaagaaagaggcaggattcctcagtgactgaggtgacgtcaaggaaaaagaagatcccttgcatagcgccaaaagagactaTGTGTCCACTGATGTGtggagtaaaggcttaccttccaccaaggccccgttcagaagatgatgagtcattagagagacatagacagtggcttgctctacattggatgaaAAAAGATCCtgagttagataaggtatgtgatatttgtacgcttgatttatcttttttttatatttcagagacttctttactggtgttgtttaaaaatacctgctcttatgtaagcaatttcaatggtactggtggatagccactgaaaaatgatgctcatatatatatatatatatatatatatatatatatatatatatatatatatatatatatatatatatatatatatatacatatatatatatatatatatatatatatatatatatatatatatatatatatatatatatatatatatatactcgtatatatgagggagagagggaggctggcgggacagccaacttatgaaaactaattttactttaatgattttcctcaggctgaacgcctcatgcagttgacactctctgagagacgcaaaaaaataatcaatgggaacattcttgtagcagaaatcctgaacttgtacccgtggattcagacttttgatggcGTAAgtgtgtatactcgtatatgtacactttatggattttgctacatattgttacaaatagtcaactttatttgtagggctataatgtatatagctatttatattttatagtgggtaattgatatttaactaccggtacttccattc encodes:
- the LOC135102831 gene encoding uncharacterized protein LOC135102831 isoform X1; this encodes MNMANAVLTSFPAILRNSDLEEHELQLQWKLRIQRKFKNSRKRQDSSVTEVTSRKKKIPCIAPKETMCPLMCGVKAYLPPRPRSEDDESLERHRQWLALHWMKKDPELDKAERLMQLTLSERRKKIINGNILVAEILNLYPWIQTFDGIIKEFLRLEPQADEPDPRVAVLKGLEKYRLPIIAILKKRKAVPLYMETLLELYDHDESQCTRRRTKNRAV
- the LOC135102831 gene encoding uncharacterized protein LOC135102831 isoform X2, with translation MNMANAVLTSFPAILRNSDLEEHELQLQWKLRIQRKFKNSRKRQDSSVTEVTSRKKKIPCIAPKETMCPLMCGVKAYLPPRPRSEDDESLERHRQWLALHWMKKDPELDKIIKEFLRLEPQADEPDPRVAVLKGLEKYRLPIIAILKKRKAVPLYMETLLELYDHDESQCTRRRTKNRAV